A genome region from Gammaproteobacteria bacterium includes the following:
- a CDS encoding peptidase S8, translating into MAAATTCVDNGAKVINMSFGGSMKSRTEARAFADLAAQGVLSIAAAGNDGNNRNSYPASYDAVVSVAALDH; encoded by the coding sequence GTGGCTGCGGCAACGACCTGTGTTGATAATGGGGCGAAAGTGATCAACATGAGCTTTGGCGGTAGCATGAAAAGCCGAACGGAAGCGCGCGCTTTTGCTGACTTGGCTGCACAGGGCGTACTCAGCATTGCAGCGGCTGGGAACGATGGGAATAACCGTAACTCGTATCCCGCTTCCTATGATGCTGTCGTGTCTGTCGCTGCACTCGATCACAA
- a CDS encoding AraC family transcriptional regulator, which produces MLLTIIGQSRIGFIRELPATSWVLLTAGSFVYFVIIPATLEPQVYAGWLSSLWYYVVGDTTLLLLAIYVFKNSDSSNHHPLGWLLITGGWWLADLLELISYYHPNAWLHTLNQWLTLLPCAFYVWLAKATAPSSRSRLPIPTETKTMITIQLLFVVMLHTLGYAFNLFSLSLLPMRSAWVAVMCLGFSYLLIKQNRPQPASPNQTAPIVEPPSCPIKAAIRQHLNDAHFNTKRLAAALGISERTLQRQCRDKYRQSPSALFKQMRLEEAAVQLARGQKPSIVAYQVGFNSISYFSRSFREYFGAPPSQYRQRLLERKV; this is translated from the coding sequence TTGTTACTGACCATCATCGGGCAGTCGCGCATCGGCTTCATCCGCGAATTGCCCGCCACAAGCTGGGTATTATTAACTGCTGGCAGCTTTGTTTACTTTGTGATCATCCCTGCAACCCTGGAGCCACAGGTCTATGCAGGATGGCTTTCATCCCTTTGGTACTATGTAGTAGGCGATACCACACTGCTGCTCTTGGCTATTTATGTGTTCAAAAATTCCGACTCGTCGAATCACCATCCTCTCGGATGGCTGCTGATCACGGGCGGATGGTGGCTTGCAGATTTACTCGAACTTATTAGCTACTACCACCCGAATGCATGGCTCCATACACTCAACCAATGGCTGACGCTTCTGCCATGCGCATTCTATGTGTGGCTTGCCAAAGCGACTGCACCATCTTCTCGGTCGAGGCTGCCCATACCGACCGAAACGAAAACGATGATCACTATTCAACTTTTGTTTGTGGTCATGCTTCACACGCTGGGCTACGCTTTTAATCTTTTTTCATTAAGCCTGCTGCCTATGCGCTCGGCTTGGGTTGCAGTCATGTGCCTAGGCTTCAGCTATCTTTTGATAAAACAGAATAGGCCACAACCTGCCTCGCCAAACCAGACAGCTCCCATTGTTGAACCTCCGAGTTGTCCAATCAAAGCCGCCATACGCCAGCACTTAAATGACGCTCACTTCAATACCAAACGGCTGGCGGCAGCATTGGGGATCTCAGAACGCACTCTGCAACGCCAGTGTCGGGATAAATATCGCCAATCGCCATCAGCACTGTTCAAACAAATGCGGTTGGAAGAAGCCGCCGTACAGCTGGCCAGAGGGCAAAAGCCAAGCATAGTGGCCTACCAGGTTGGGTTTAACTCGATAAGTTATTTCAGCCGAAGCTTCCGCGAATACTTTGGCGCGCCCCCGTCTCAGTACCGACAAAGATTACTCGAAAGGAAGGTTTAA
- a CDS encoding malate dehydrogenase, with product MKQPVRVAVTGAAGQICYSLLFRIAAGEMLGKDQPVILQLLEITPALKVLEAVRMELNDCAFPLVHDIIVTDDPKVAFKDADIALMVGAKPRGPGMERSDLLKDNGVIFSDLGKVINEVASRDVKICVVGNPANTNAYILLKNAPDINPRNVTALTRLDHNRALYQLAEKTGRPVAGIRKMIIWGNHSTTQVPDISHATVDGVPARELVDDAWWKETFMPKVAKRGAEVIAARGSSSAASAANGVIDHMRDWILGTNEGDWVSMAVPSDGSYGVEEGLIYSFPVVCRHGDYEIVRDLEISDFVREKMKASEAELKSEAETVKDLF from the coding sequence ATGAAGCAACCTGTTCGTGTCGCTGTGACCGGCGCTGCTGGTCAAATTTGTTATTCGCTGCTTTTCCGTATTGCTGCGGGCGAGATGCTCGGTAAAGACCAGCCCGTGATTCTCCAGCTGCTCGAAATTACACCGGCACTGAAAGTACTTGAAGCGGTACGTATGGAGTTAAACGATTGTGCGTTTCCGCTTGTGCATGACATCATTGTCACCGACGACCCGAAAGTGGCTTTTAAAGATGCCGATATTGCTTTGATGGTTGGAGCGAAGCCCCGCGGTCCTGGCATGGAGCGTTCTGATCTCCTGAAAGACAACGGTGTCATTTTTTCGGATCTTGGCAAGGTGATCAATGAAGTGGCCAGCCGCGACGTCAAGATTTGCGTGGTGGGCAACCCAGCCAATACCAATGCCTACATCTTGTTGAAAAACGCGCCTGACATTAATCCGCGCAATGTCACCGCGTTGACTCGTCTTGATCATAATCGTGCTTTGTACCAACTGGCCGAGAAAACTGGGAGGCCAGTGGCTGGCATCCGTAAAATGATTATCTGGGGCAATCATTCTACGACACAGGTTCCTGATATTTCGCACGCCACCGTTGATGGTGTTCCGGCACGTGAACTGGTGGATGATGCCTGGTGGAAAGAGACCTTTATGCCGAAAGTGGCTAAACGTGGTGCTGAAGTGATTGCCGCGCGTGGCTCGTCATCGGCTGCATCGGCGGCGAATGGCGTAATTGATCATATGCGCGACTGGATTCTGGGCACCAATGAAGGTGACTGGGTGTCGATGGCGGTACCGAGTGATGGCAGCTACGGGGTGGAAGAAGGTCTGATTTACTCGTTCCCGGTCGTTTGTCGTCACGGAGACTATGAGATCGTGCGTGATCTTGAGATTTCTGACTTTGTCCGCGAAAAGATGAAAGCGTCGGAAGCAGAGCTGAAATCGGAAGCCGAAACGGTTAAGGACTTGTTCTAA
- a CDS encoding DUF2892 domain-containing protein, producing MNTNVGKIDKIIRIVLGIVLISQVFFGLKTPWGWLGVIPLVTGLIGFCPLYKLLGLSTCPACEHKE from the coding sequence ATGAACACCAATGTTGGTAAAATTGACAAAATAATTCGCATCGTGCTGGGTATCGTTTTGATATCGCAAGTCTTTTTCGGGCTAAAAACCCCATGGGGATGGTTGGGCGTGATACCACTTGTGACCGGCCTCATTGGTTTTTGTCCCCTGTATAAATTGCTCGGTCTGAGCACATGCCCGGCTTGCGAACATAAAGAATAA
- a CDS encoding M3 family peptidase, with the protein MNKKQLALAVCVALGMTACQKSGDEPTSKSSEGVARSEVRSKAEAKVVNPLMQESTLPYHVPPFDQIKVEHFMPAFEKGMAEHKKEVEAIANNPEAPTFENTLEALEKSGALLNRVANVFFNLTGTISNEEIRKIQSEISPKLSQHQDDIYLNDKLFKRIEAIYEQRESLKDPEQRRLAEVTYQNFVLAGAKLTPEQKQRVRELNTQISQLTTEFAQNLLKATEKRAVLVTDKKELAGLSEDEIANLAAAAKVAGKEGYLITLKNTTRHALLSKLENRELRERLFRASAERALDVNGPVIQKLVKARAEKAKIFGQPNWASYKLLNQMAKKPEAVLKMLDDMAPKVVAKAKAEAKAIKAVMAKEGANFELAPWDWLYYAEKVRQAKYDLDESQIKPYFELNNVLQKGVFFAMNQLFGISFKERHDLPVYHPDVRTFEVFDADGKSIGLFYADYFAREGKRGGAWMNAIVPQSFLLNRKPVVVNVLNIPKPAEGQPALLTFDEVTTMFHEMGHAVHGLFSQVKYPSLAGTNVPRDFVEFPSQFEEDWAIDPKVIANYAKHYKTGEPIPADLLKKVLDSRKFNQGFDTLEYLEAALLDMEWHLISPETDVSDVPGFERAALEKHGVYYPPVPPRYKSPYFAHIFSGGYSAGYYAYLWTEVLAADAFAYMREHGGLTRENGDRFRKEILSRGFTIDPMQQYINFRGKAPSVDALLIRRGLVDSK; encoded by the coding sequence GGTGAATCCGTTAATGCAGGAGAGCACGCTGCCTTATCATGTGCCGCCGTTTGACCAAATCAAGGTTGAGCATTTTATGCCAGCCTTTGAAAAGGGCATGGCGGAACATAAGAAAGAAGTCGAGGCCATTGCCAACAATCCCGAAGCGCCGACCTTTGAGAATACGCTTGAGGCGCTGGAAAAGAGCGGGGCTTTGCTGAATCGGGTGGCCAATGTGTTCTTTAACCTGACGGGCACCATTTCAAACGAAGAGATTCGCAAGATACAGTCTGAGATTTCGCCCAAGCTGTCTCAGCATCAGGACGACATTTATTTGAATGACAAACTGTTCAAGCGTATTGAAGCGATTTATGAACAACGTGAATCGCTCAAAGATCCAGAGCAGCGCCGCCTGGCAGAAGTGACCTATCAAAACTTTGTGCTTGCAGGCGCCAAATTGACGCCTGAGCAAAAGCAAAGGGTGCGTGAACTGAACACGCAGATTAGTCAGTTGACGACAGAGTTTGCGCAAAACCTGCTGAAAGCCACCGAAAAACGTGCGGTTCTGGTGACCGATAAAAAAGAACTGGCTGGGTTAAGCGAAGACGAGATTGCCAACCTGGCCGCAGCAGCTAAGGTGGCTGGCAAGGAAGGTTATCTGATCACTTTGAAAAATACGACTCGGCATGCGCTGTTGAGCAAGCTTGAAAATCGCGAATTGCGTGAGCGTCTGTTCCGTGCTTCTGCTGAGCGTGCGTTGGATGTCAATGGGCCGGTGATTCAGAAACTTGTGAAAGCGCGTGCTGAGAAGGCAAAAATTTTCGGCCAGCCGAACTGGGCAAGCTATAAGTTGCTGAACCAAATGGCCAAAAAGCCGGAAGCCGTGCTGAAAATGCTGGATGATATGGCGCCCAAGGTCGTCGCCAAAGCCAAAGCCGAGGCAAAGGCCATCAAAGCGGTGATGGCGAAAGAGGGCGCGAATTTCGAGCTGGCGCCTTGGGATTGGTTGTATTACGCCGAAAAAGTTCGGCAGGCCAAATATGATCTTGATGAAAGCCAGATCAAGCCCTACTTCGAGCTCAACAACGTGCTTCAGAAAGGCGTGTTTTTCGCCATGAATCAGCTGTTTGGCATTAGCTTCAAAGAGCGCCATGATCTGCCGGTCTATCACCCGGACGTGCGCACCTTTGAAGTATTTGATGCCGATGGCAAGTCAATCGGTCTCTTTTATGCCGATTATTTTGCCCGCGAAGGCAAGCGCGGTGGTGCTTGGATGAACGCGATTGTGCCACAGTCATTTCTGCTCAATCGCAAGCCGGTTGTGGTCAATGTCCTGAATATTCCGAAACCGGCCGAAGGGCAACCAGCTCTGCTGACGTTCGACGAGGTGACCACGATGTTCCACGAGATGGGACATGCCGTGCATGGCTTGTTCTCGCAAGTGAAATATCCCTCACTTGCTGGCACCAATGTCCCGCGTGACTTTGTTGAGTTCCCGTCTCAGTTTGAGGAAGATTGGGCGATTGACCCGAAAGTGATTGCCAACTACGCGAAGCATTATAAAACGGGTGAGCCGATTCCAGCTGACTTGCTGAAAAAAGTGCTGGATTCGCGTAAGTTCAATCAGGGCTTTGACACTTTGGAGTACCTGGAAGCCGCGTTGCTGGACATGGAATGGCATCTGATTTCACCGGAGACAGATGTTTCGGACGTGCCAGGGTTTGAGCGCGCTGCCTTGGAAAAACATGGTGTGTACTACCCACCCGTGCCGCCGCGTTACAAATCGCCGTACTTTGCGCATATTTTCTCGGGCGGTTATTCAGCGGGTTATTATGCTTATCTATGGACCGAAGTGCTGGCGGCAGATGCGTTTGCGTATATGCGCGAGCACGGCGGTTTGACGCGCGAGAATGGCGATCGTTTCCGCAAGGAAATTTTGTCGCGCGGCTTTACCATCGATCCGATGCAGCAATACATCAACTTCCGTGGCAAAGCGCCATCGGTTGACGCATTGTTGATTCGTCGCGGTTTGGTGGATTCGAAGTGA